A window from Pongo abelii isolate AG06213 chromosome 6, NHGRI_mPonAbe1-v2.0_pri, whole genome shotgun sequence encodes these proteins:
- the CDC14C gene encoding dual specificity protein phosphatase CDC14C, translated as MKRKSEGRSSWAAAPPCSPRCSLTSPGVKKIRSSTQQDPRLRDPQDDVYLDITDRLRFAILYSRPKSASNVHYFSIDNELEYENFSEDFGPLNLAMVYRYCCKINKKLKSITMLRKKIVHFTGSDQRKQANAAFLVGCYMVIYLGRTPEEAYRILIFGDTSYIPFRDAAYGSCNFYITLLDCFHAVKKAMQYGFLNFNSFNLDEYEHYEKAENGDLNWIIPDRFIAFCGPHSRARLESGYHQHSPETYIQYFKNHNVTTIIRLNKRMYDAKRFTDAGFDHHDLFFADGSTPTDAIVKGFLDICENAEGAIAVHCKAGLGRTGTLIACYIMKHYRMTAAETIAWVRICRPGLVIGPQQQFLVMKQTSLWLEGDYFRRKLKGQENGQHRAAFSKLLSGVDDISINGVENQDQQEPEPYSDDDEINGVTQGDRLRALKSQRQSKTNAILLTCPLAVLTSALCSVVIWWIVCDYILPILLFCLKGFRT; from the coding sequence ATGAAGCGGAAAAGCGAGGGGCGGTCGAGCTGGGCCGCCGCGCCCCCCTGCTCGCCGCGCTGCTCTTTGACCTCGCCGGGCGTGAAGAAGATCCGCAGCTCCACGCAGCAGGACCCGCGCCTCCGGGACCCCCAGGACGACGTGTACCTGGACATCACCGATCGCCTTCGTTTTGCCATTCTCTACAGCAGACCAAAGAGTGCATCAAATGTACATTATTTCAGCATAGATAATGAACTCGAATATGAGAACTTCTCCGAAGACTTTGGACCACTCAATCTGGCAATGGTTTACAGATATTGTTGCaagataaataagaaattaaagtCCATTACAATGTTAAGGAAGAAAATTGTTCATTTTACTGGCTCTGATCAGagaaaacaagcaaatgctgcCTTCCTTGTTGGATGCTACATGGTTATATATTTGGGGAGAACCCCAGAAGAAGCATATAGAATATTAATCTTTGGAGATACATCCTATATTCCTTTCAGAGATGCTGCCTATGGAAGCTGCAATTTCTACATTACACTTCTTGACTGTTTTCATGCAGTAAAGAAGGCAATGCAGTATGGCTTCCTTAATTTCAACTCATTTAACCTTGATGAATATGAACACTATGAAAAAGCAGAAAACGGAGATTTAAATTGGATAATACCAGACCGATTTATTGCCTTCTGTGGACCTCATTCAAGAGCCAGACTTGAAAGTGGTTACCACCAACATTCTCCCGAGActtatattcaatattttaagaaTCACAATGTTACTACCATTATTCGTCTGAATAAAAGGATGTATGATGCCAAACGCTTTACGGATGCTGGCTTCGATCACCATGATCTTTTCTTTGCGGATGGCAGCACCCCTACTGATGCCATAGTCAAAGGATTTCTggatatctgtgaaaatgctgaGGGTGCCATTGCAGTACATTGTAAAGCTGGCCTTGGTCGCACGGGCACTCTGATAGCCTGCTACATCATGAAGCATTACAGGATGACAGCAGCCGAGACCATTGCGTGGGTAAGGATCTGCAGACCTGGCTTGGTGATTGGGCCTCAGCAGCAGTTTTTGGTGATGAAGCAAACAAGCCTCTGGCTGGAAGGGGACTATTTTCGTCGGAAGTTAAAGGGGCAGGAGAATGGACAACACAGAGCAGCCTTCTCCAAACTTCTCTCTGGTGTTGATGACATTTCCATAAATGGGGTCGAGAATCAAGACCAGCAAGAACCTGAACCTTACAGTGATGACGACGAAATCAATGGAGTGACACAAGGTGATAGACTTCGGGCCCTGAAAAGCCAAAGACAGTCAAAAACAAACGCTATTCTTCTCACATGTCCCCTGGCTGTGCTGACCTCTGCACTGTGTAGTGTTGTCATCTGGTGGATTGTTTGTGACTACATTCTTCCCATCCTGCTATTCTGTCTCAAAGGTTTCAGAACATAG